From a single Miscanthus floridulus cultivar M001 chromosome 8, ASM1932011v1, whole genome shotgun sequence genomic region:
- the LOC136471722 gene encoding defensin-like protein CAL1: MALSRRMGAAPFFVILLVIVAAETATARVVVEEKHCLSQSHGFKGLCLSDTNCESVCKTEKFTGGKCKIDGVSRKCFCKKVC, from the exons ATGGCACTGTCTCGCCGCATGGGCGCCGCACCATTCTTCGTCATACTTCTCGTTATCGTCGCGGCAG AGACGGCGACGGCCAGGGTGGTCGTGGAGGAGAAGCACTGCCTGTCGCAAAGCCACGGGTTCAAAGGCCTGTGCTTGAGCGACACCAACTGCGAGAGCGTATGCAAAACGGAGAAGTTCACAGGCGGCAAGTGCAAGATCGACGGCGTCTCGCGCAAGTGCTTCTGCAAGAAAGTCTGCTAG
- the LOC136468918 gene encoding uncharacterized protein translates to MYFDSSLNFEGAGAGVLFMPPSGKKLRYALQLHLWATNNVEEYEALLHGIRAAVELGARCLFMRGDSKLVINQVMKESTYHDMRMESYYVEVEKLEDKFDGCEIHHVLRRDNEEANFLAKLASSRKPSPARVFLDILDIPSIRLVEGKMAAPTGTISTSTYVT, encoded by the coding sequence atgtactttgacagCTCCCTCAACTTCGAAGGAGCGGGCGCAGGGGTCCTCTTTATGCCCCCTAGTGGCAAAAAACTAAGGTATGCCCTTCAGCTTCACTTATGGGCCACTAACAATGTTGAAGAGTACGAGGCGCTCCTCCACGGCATTCGGGCGGCCGTCGAGCTTGGCGCTCGATGCCTCTTCATGCGAGGAGACTCCAAACTAGttatcaaccaggtcatgaaggagtcaacctATCATGACATGAGGATGGAGTCCTACTATGTAGAGGTCGAGAaattggaggacaagtttgatggttgCGAGATCCATCACGTCCTCCGACGGGACAACGAGGAAGCCAACTTCTTAGCAAAGCTGGCATCCTCTCGGAAGCCCTCGCCAGCTAGGGTCTTCCTTGACATCCTTGacatcccatcaatccgccttgTGGAGGGCAAGATGGCTGCCCCGACCGGCACCATCTCGACCTCAACCTACGTCACCTAA
- the LOC136471723 gene encoding defensin Tk-AMP-D1-like: MALSRRMGAAPFFVILLVIVAAETATARVVVEEKHCLSKSHAFKGLCLSDTNCESVCKTEKFTGGKCNIDGVSRKCFCKQVC; encoded by the exons ATGGCACTGTCTCGCCGCATGGGCGCCGCACCATTCTTCGTCATACTTCTCGTTATCGTCGCGGCAG AGACGGCGACGGCCAGGGTGGTCGTGGAGGAGAAGCACTGCCTGTCGAAAAGCCACGCGTTCAAAGGCCTGTGCTTGAGCGACACCAACTGCGAGAGCGTATGCAAAACGGAGAAGTTCACAGGCGGCAAGTGCAATATCGACGGCGTCTCGCGCAAGTGCTTCTGCAAGCAAGTCTGCTAG